The Fimbriimonadaceae bacterium nucleotide sequence ACGCTTTGTCGAGGAATCGGACTTCCAGGATTTTGTGGGCCTGGACGCTGCGCACCACGTTTTCGACCGCCCCCCAAGTCACGAGCTTCCCTTTTTCGATGATGCCGACCGAGTTACAAAAATCGGCGAGCTCCGGCAGGATGTGGGACGAGACGATGACCATCTTGCCCATCTTTCCAAGCTCCGCGATGAGCTCCTTCAGCTCGGCGCGTGCGCGGGGGTCAAGGCCGCTGGCCGGTTCGTCCAGCAGAAGGAGCGAAGGGTCGTGCACAAGGCACCTGGCTAGGCTCAAGCGCTGTTGCATGCCGCGTGACAGGGTCGAGGCGAAGGCGTCCTTCTTGTGGCCCAGGTCAGTGAGTTCGAGAACGTTGTCGATGACGCTCGGCCGGTCGGCGGCAGGGACGCGGTAGAGGTTCGCAAAGAAGTCCAGGTACTCCCAAACCTTGACGTCGTCATAGAGCCCAAAAAAGTCCGGCATATAGCCGATCATCTTGCGCACGGCCATGGGGTCACGGCGGATGTCGATGCCGTTCAGGCGGGCCGTCCCCGAATCCGGCTCCAGCAGGGTCGCGATCATGCGGATCGTGGTGGTCTTCCCCGCTCCGTTCGAGCCGATGAAGCCAAAGATGTCGCCAGGCTGCAACGAGAAGGACACGTCCGAGACGGCCTGCAAGTTGCCATACCGTTTGTTCAAGTTGTGGATTTCCAGCATCTTTAGCCCTTGGCCCCTTCGTGTTCCCGCTTGAGCCTCTTCGTCGCGAGGAAGAAGCAGACACCGCCGATAAAAAAGTGGACGGAGGGCATCAGAGCGAGTGAAGACCCGCGAATCTTGTAAATGTCGGACTGGCCCGGCCAAAGCACCGCGAGCTGGGTGGGGACCGGGTGCCACGCCAAGAACCTGATCGATTCGGGACCGCCCACCATGCCCGTCAGGGTCATCGGGACGATCGCGTAAGCAATGAAGAGCGCCGCCAGCGTCCCCAAGAGCGCGTTCGCGGTGGTCTTGGTGTGGGCCGAAACGAGCATCGTCAGGCCCGCCGTCATGAAAGCGGTCGCGACCAAGATCAAGAGGGTCCCGAGGAACACGAGGATCGAGGGCGTCCCCTCGAAGACCGTATAGCCGCTCTGCGACTTTGCCACCGCAAGGACGAGCGCCGGAACGGGTAACAGCAGCACGAGGAGGACTACCGGGGGCACCGCGCGGCACGCCTTTGCCGCCACCAGTTGCGCGGCTGAGACGGGCGCGGCAAGCAAGGTCTCCAAGCTCCGCTTTTCCCGTTCGCCCGCGAGCACGCCGTGGAGCGTCACGCTGACGCCGACCGCGGCCGCCACAGGGACGACGACCAAGATGATCGCCGGGTCAAAACTGGGCAGATAGGTGATGGCCGAGGCCAAGAGCGCACCGTAAGCGACCCCCACAAAAACGATCGCCAGAATGTACGGCGCGGACCACTTACCTGGGCGAAGGAACTGAAGCACGGGCCGTTTCGCTTCCACCATCGCGGGATTATCGAGGAACAGCTCTCGGGCAAAGCTCACGGCCGCGCCTCCTCGCCTGGTCTCGGGCTAAAGACGTAGTAGAGCAGCACCTGGCCCCGATCGTCGTCGCCGCCGATCACGCTCCCAAGCGGCAAGCCCATGACTTGCGCCCGAACGACGGAGGCCCCCGGCTCCAGCGGGACGTCCGGCGTCGGCTGCGAAGCCGCAGCCGCCTTCAACGGCTTTGTCTCACCCGGCGCAAGCGCGTCCAACGTGAAGGTCCCTTGGGCGGTGGAGACCACGATCTCGCCAAGCCGATAGCGGCTGTCGTTGGTCAGCTCTCCGCCCGCTACGAGCGCGGTCGCCTTCAGCCTCCAGTCGATAGGGACACGCTGAGTGAGCCGCATCTCCCGGA carries:
- a CDS encoding ABC transporter ATP-binding protein, which codes for MLEIHNLNKRYGNLQAVSDVSFSLQPGDIFGFIGSNGAGKTTTIRMIATLLEPDSGTARLNGIDIRRDPMAVRKMIGYMPDFFGLYDDVKVWEYLDFFANLYRVPAADRPSVIDNVLELTDLGHKKDAFASTLSRGMQQRLSLARCLVHDPSLLLLDEPASGLDPRARAELKELIAELGKMGKMVIVSSHILPELADFCNSVGIIEKGKLVTWGAVENVVRSVQAHKILEVRFLDKASEASLFLHGRNHVTGTHLMGSTTVKIEFAGDGTDQADLLQSLVNAGYRVTDFREVSADLEDVFLTVTTGAVQ
- a CDS encoding ABC transporter permease subunit is translated as MSFARELFLDNPAMVEAKRPVLQFLRPGKWSAPYILAIVFVGVAYGALLASAITYLPSFDPAIILVVVPVAAAVGVSVTLHGVLAGEREKRSLETLLAAPVSAAQLVAAKACRAVPPVVLLVLLLPVPALVLAVAKSQSGYTVFEGTPSILVFLGTLLILVATAFMTAGLTMLVSAHTKTTANALLGTLAALFIAYAIVPMTLTGMVGGPESIRFLAWHPVPTQLAVLWPGQSDIYKIRGSSLALMPSVHFFIGGVCFFLATKRLKREHEGAKG